The candidate division KSB1 bacterium genome includes the window AAGGTTGACCATGTTCGTTGATTTAAAATCTCATTTAGCAATCAAATCGCTCTAATGTTGAAAATTCGGCCCCATCCATGCAAGATCATCGGCCGCGATGCGAATCTTCGGCTGAGATGCGAGCTGCATCTCCTCGATGCATTGATGACCCTATCTGCCATCAACGTCTCCCGATCGGTTGCGAATCTTAGCTCATTCATGCTATCGATCGGTTGGAACCACTGAGCTTGTAATGCCGCTTAGCAGCTAACAGGCAATTGGGGCTCTCCAAATTCGCCACTGACGATCTTTCAATTGAGCGATCCGGTCCCTGATGGGCTAAAATTTTTCAGCCTCATCGATCAGCATGATGGGAATATCATCCTTGATATGGTATTTCAAGCGGCACGCATGACAAATTAATTTTTCATTCTTCTGATCGTATTCCAACTCGCCCTTACATTTCGGGCAGGCAATAATATCTAACAGTTCCTTCTTCAGCATGACCTTGTGCTCCTTATTGACTAACGTCCCAACACGACACCCAATTTCATATGTTCTACTCGCATGAAGTCTCAATTACATTTTTATATTGATCAAACATTCCGCTGGTGGTAGCAAAACAGTTCAAAGCCCCCCGTTTATTAAAACAAAACGCAATCGCATCAGAAAGTTGGTTTGCTAACCAGCATTTCATTAGGTTTCGGTATAAAAGCCCATCCGGCCAAATTTTTCAACGCGGTTTCGGATCAATTCATCGATTGGAATTTGCTTTAGTTCCTTCAATTCTCGCAAAATCGTCTCTTTTAAGATCTCAGCCGCTTTGTCGACATTCCGATGCGCACCGCCTGGGGGTTCAGGGATGATGGCATCGAGAATTTTCATCTCCAATAAATCAGCCGAAGTAACTTTCATGGCTTCAGCCGCAAGATTGGCCCTAGCACTATCGCGCCACAAAATCGCCGCACATCCCTCTGGGGAAATCACGGAATACCAGCCATTCTCCATCATCAATAGCCGATCCCCAACGCCAATGCCCAAAGCTCCACCACTGGCACCTTCACCAATGACAATCACCAGGATTGGCACGGGCAAATGGGACATCTCGAATAAATTCCGGGCAATAGCCTCTGCTTGTCCTCGCTCCTCGGCGCCAATTCCAGGATATGCCCCGGGTGTGTCGATAAGGCTGATGATCGGCCGCTTAAATTTGGCGCCGAGCTTCATAACTCGCAGCGCCTTTCGATAGCCCTCAGGGTGAGGGCTTCCAAAGTTACGATACAATTTCTCCTTGGTCGTACGACCCTTTTGTTGGCCAATTATCACCACTGGTTCATCATCGATCTCGGCCAAACCGGCCACGATTGCAGGATCATCCCCAAAAGCCCGATCACCGTGCAATTCAATGAAATAGTTGGTGATCCGTTCGATATAATCGAGCGAATAAGGCCGCTGCGGATGTCGGGCTAATTGGACCCGTTGCCAACGCGTCAGCTTCGAATAGATCTCACCGCTGAGCTTTTGCGCTTTTTCTTCTAGCTTGGCGATTTCTTCCGAGACTTCTTGGTCGTAAATCACCGCATAAGACTTTAGCTCTGCGATTCGCTTCTCCAATTCCACCAGGGGACGTTCGAATTCTAATGTGTAGCGTTCCATAGTTATATCTTCACAATCGTTCTGAAAATGATTTCTAAATCTAATAACAACGAATAATTTTTCGCATAATAGAGTTCGTAGTTTGCTCGAATATCATTTGCGGATTCGTCCAATCGATTTATCTCTCCAACACCAATCAAGCCAGGTTTTAAGTTTAGCCACGGGTGCGGGGCATTGGACTCATTGACAGGTATGATCTCACTGCCCACCAAACTCAATTTGCCCATCAATACATACCACCAATAAGGCAAGCGCCTCTGTCGTTCCGTCAACTCGTTGTGAACCAATTGGCAAATCTTGAGCCGATTCCCATTGGCGCTATAGATCTGTTGCTGTTCAAGGCGTGCCTGCTTCAACCATCGCAACCAAAGCATCTCAGGGAATACAATCATCAGCATCGCGCTTGAAACAATGATATCTAACAAGCGCTTAAAAAAAAGATTGATTGGCCGATTCAATTGATACTCGATATCCATCAACGGTAGATCGCCAATATACTCCAGCGAAGCTTTCCCGATGATCACATCCATGCTACTGGGAACCATTTTGAAATTTAGCGGCCTTCTGCCAGCGTGGGCAATGATCTGCAGGATCTGATCATACGAGATTTGTTCGGTGGAAAAAATAATTTCCTGGGCCTTGGTTTGTTGTACGATGCTATCAAAGTATTGTAGATTTCCCCATATCGGTATCGAGCTATCACCAGAAGGGGCGCCGTCAGGAGCTATAATGCCACAAATTTCATATCCCGCATCAATTCGGATCCGAAGCTTATTGGCAATTTTCAATCCTGAAGCCACTGGAGCAATGATCAACGTCCGTCGGCCTAATATAGATTTCCCTGAAAAACGTTTTACTGCGGCGATCGGCAACCGAGATAATAACTTTAGCGCCAGACGCCAGCCAGCTAAAAATATCACATTCAATGTGCCAGCGATCAACACCACTGCCCGCGAGAAAGCGTATTGATTGAAAAAAAAGGTCAATGATGCGTTCATTACTAGACCCACCATCACCCCATAGCTAGCGCGGAATGCCGAAAACTTTTTTCGGCCATAAGCCCCGGCCATCGCAAGCGAAAGCATCCAAATTGTCCCATAAACGATCATTACGATCCAGTAGGATCGCAGATGCCTGCCAATGGTATGAAATCGGATTTCGATAGCCAGAAGCATGGCAATCTGAATGAGAACCAGGTCAATAATCCCTGGGGCTAAACGACGAAAAGCGCGGGCAGCAAAGCTAATCCCAGCGCGCAACCAGATGCCCACCATCAAAAACCACTGCGGAACATGCCAATAGCGATGTTGATAATGCTTTTCGACAAACAACTTCATGGCTCGATAGAACTGAAGGGTCAAGTCCACCGTACTGTTCTTCGAGCTTTCCCCCTTGAAATGAATGATTTTGGTGGTTGGCAAATAGTATATTTTCCAGCCCGCCTGACGAATACGATAGCACCAGTCCAAGTCCTCGCCATACATGAAGAACGATTCGTCCAATAACCCAATTCGCTTTACGACTTCGGCGCGAAAGAACATGAATGACCCAGAGATTGCCTCTACTTCATAGGTCTCATCTGGATCAAGATAGGTTAAATTATAACGGCCGAATAGTCGGGATCGAGGGAATAGCCGGCTCAAACCAGAAATTTTCGTAAAAGCCACCCACGGCGTGGGAAAACTCCGACGACATGGAAGCTGCAAGCTCCCGTCCGGGTTCAAAATCTTGCAGCCCACCATTCCGCATTCGGGATGAGCTTTTAAAAAGTTCAGGATGACCTCGAAAGTATCCTCCTGAACAATAGTATCGGGATTGATCAATAAAATATGATCACCCTGGGCTTGGCGAATCGCCTGATTGTTGGCACGGGCAAATCCCACATTCTCAACATTCGCGATCAGCTTGACATCCGGAAACTTCTGTCGAACCAGCTCTACACTGCCATCGCTTGAGGCGTTGTCCACAACTATGATTTCTGCTTTAACATTGCGACATGCTTTCTTGATCGATCTTAAGGATTGCTCGAGGAACTCCTTAACATTAAAATTAACGATGATGACCGATAAATCCATCTGTGTATTCGCTTCAACCAGGTTGATCTTTTTTGCTTTTTATATCATTCCCCCTACCAAGGTCACTGCTGGCTCAGCACTCGCCAATTCTTCGTTGTCTTTATATCCATGGATGAGCAACTGAAAAATCAATCCCATTGGATCGCATTGATCATCTCCAAAAAATGAAATGAAACATACTAAAATTTTCTATAATAGTCAAGATTAAATTTTGCAGGCCAGTGTCGGTCATCTGACATGAAGAGAGGAGGGCCGGGGTGGTATCACATCATCACAAATTTATTACCATAAACGATGGGGGATAATCACCATAAACAAGCAAAATCCAACGTGTGAGCCTTATCCTTTGTGATATTTTGTCCCCCGGATGATCGTAAAAGCGCGATAGAGCTGTTCGAGAAAGATCAAACGGATCATTTCATGCGTGAAAGTCATTTTCGAGAGGCTTAATACATATTTAGCAGACTTCAATACGGTATCCGCCAGTCCTAGCGCTCCGCCAATCACAAAACAAAGTGCTGCGGCGCTCTCGTTCATCTTTTTCTCAATGAAGCCAGCGAATTCGATGGAGCTTAGTTGCGTTCCTCGTTCGTCTAACGCAATGATCTGGTCGCATGGTCTCACCTGGTCAAGTATTCGCTCTGCTTCTTTGCACTTGGCAACTTGTTCATTGATGTTTTCTGTGAGTTTCTCAGCTTTCACAACCACTAGTTCGACCGGACAATAATGCGTTAAGCGATTGAGCATTTGTTGCTCTCCTTCATGCAGAAACGATTCTTTGGTTTTTCCTACCACGATAATTTTGATTTTCATTGCTTGTTTCATCGATTGCTATGATAGGTTCATAACAAAAAAGCCTCAACAAATCGATTGTTGAGGCTTTTCACAGTTCAGTAGATTTTTACTTCCTGATGACGTTTGTTGCCTGCAAACCTTTTTCAGTCTCTTGGACTTCAAACTCCACGGTTTCGCCCTGCTTCAAGGTTTTGTAGCCCTCGGCATTAATCGATTTGTAATGCACGAAAACGTCTCCTCCAGATTCACGCTGGATAAAGCCATAGCCTTTGGAAGCGTTAAACCACTTCACAGTTCCTCGTTCCATGAAACTGACCCTTTTTAATAAATCAAAAGTTGAAGACCAATTTCTGGCTTTCCTTCTTCGAACTGCGAGGGGAGTTAACCCTTCAAATGTTTCGGAGAGAAAAACGCCGAACTGGTACTTAGTGAATTGCAACAATAAAAGATATAATTAATTTTTCTAAAAGTCAAGTAATTTTTACTTAAAATAGTTGAATAACTCCGTTGCATCATCCCTAACAAGATTTATTAAATGAACTGCTGGATTGTAGTGTCGAAAAAATCCCCAGCGCGGAGCAATGCTTGAGATCTCTCTAGCTGTTTTTATTGGTGCGTGAACGAGAATTCAATTTATTGCCATTTCCACCGGCCAGTTGGCGGGAAAAAACTGGAAGTCTAATAATCGAACCATAACCAGATTCCTCACTTCGTTCGGAATGTCATTTTTGATTCAAATTTGATGATTTTCGTCCAAGCATTATTTATATGGAATTTTTTCGACTCAATTCCATGATTACAGATCCACATCGCAAAAAGATCCATCGGTTCGGTCTTGAGATCATTCATTACTGCGACAAATTAATTGGCTCATCAATCGATCTTGCTGAATGATGCGCTTTGCGATTTGTGTCACTTTTCATTTGCCAAATCTCAAGGAGTCTGGCTCTTCATCGCTGATTGTTTCTCTGAACGCCTGAGAGCACTTCCCGAGGGATTGGCCCAAAGTCCGATGCAGCACAATTCTCTTGTACCTGTTGGCTATTCTTGGCTCCTGGGATCGCGGTATGACAGGCAGGATGCGAAAGGCAGAACCTCAAACTCACTTGGCCCATCGTTTGATCAGGATAGCGATCGAATAGCGGCTGCCATCGTTCAAGCTCCGCTAAATAATGCTCAAGCTTTTCGGGTGAAAGATTGAAGCGACGATGATCATCCTCGCGAAATCTACTGTTGCGATCGAATTTTCCCGTCAGCAAACCAAATAGCAGCGGGATGCGAACAATTACACCGATCCCATAGGCCATTGCCTTCGGAAACAATACCCGTTCTGCTTCTCGTTCCAATAGATTGTATCGAACTTGAATGCAGTCGATCAACTCATGATATTGATCCAACAAGAACGCCTGTTCAGTCTCCTTGAAAGACTGGACACTCCATCCTGCATAACGAATTTTCCCTTGCTGTTTCAATCTCTCCAACGCCTCCCAGGGATCTGGCCGCAGAAGTTTTTCCGTATCTGGACTATGAAGCTGCAAAATATCAATCGCTTCAAGCTTCAACCGTTTCAAGCTCTGTTCTGCTGCCCAGATAATATAGTCTCGATCTGCATTTTGGCGGATCGGGCCATAGCCTCGATCGTCTGCTGCGGTGCTATGGTAAAAATCATTGCCTGCTTTGGTGGCGATGATCACATTTCCTTTGCCCCGCGTTTCAATCACCTCAGCGATCAATCGTTCCGAATGTCCAAAACCATACACATCAGCCGTGTCGATCAACGTTACCCCATGATCAAGCGCCTCGGATAATGCCCGTTTCGATTGTTCATCATCCGTAGGACCCCAATTCATACCACCGATTGCCCACGCACCAAATCCAATGGTTGATACGGTCGGGCCTCGTTTACCAAGTTGAACGTATTTCATCTGAACACCTCAGCTTATTTTATTCATCTTTTCTTTTCGCAGCGATAAAAATTTAGTTCAAAACTTTATCTCATGATATCAGTCGTCGCTCCTGCCATTGGCAATTTGAACACTGATAAGCTGGCTTTTTATTGATTGAAAAAACCAAACCATGCTGAATTTCCTCAGCAACTCTTTATGAATGTATTTTCAATAAACCATAGAGTGGCTGCTATTACCAGTAGAGAAACTCCAAAGCTGTGAACCGATATCTCGGAATTGGATGCAAAAGACACTTGATTTGATTCATGATCAGATCAAATTGGTTCGATTCAAAATTCACTCAATTACGATTCCAATAAAATTGGACACCTATACGTTTTTCCGGACTGTTTTTAATAAGATCAAAATTAAGAAATAGACAGATGACGTAATAATACTTTGACCAAACGAGATGAATGAAGGATATAAAAAACGTGACCAAGAGAGTGACTGGACCATTTTTCAGTTTGGTTGGCCAATTTAAAACAAATTTTTTGGCATAATTTCAAAGAACAAAAAGCTTGCCTTTTAAAATTTTTCTGCTAAATTTGCGCTTTATGAAACCAGCATTAATTGTTCATGGAGGTGCCTGGAGCATACCAGCCGAATTTGAAGCTGCCCACTTGGCTGGCGTTACTTGTGCGATTGCTGAAATTTTCCCTCAACTTCAAAAAGGGATGACCGCTCTGGATGCAGTAGAGGCCGCAGTCAAAATTTTGGAAAAAGATCCGACCTTTGATGCTGGCCGAGGAGCATTTCTGAACGCACGCGGTGAGATCGAGCTGGACGCCATGATCATGGATGGATCGACTCTTAGGTTTGGTGCTGTTGCAGCGGTTCAGAACATCCTGCATCCAGTCGCCCTGGCCCGCATGATAATGGAGAGCACAGAACATTGCTTTCTTGTTGGCAAAGGAGCACAACTTTTTGCCCAACAGATGGGGATCGAACTTTTGCCTGTAGAACGATTGTTGACTGAAAGAGAACTCCAGTTTTACGAACAAATTAAAAATGACCCTTCCTTTCATTGCTATCAGCCATTTGAACCGCATCCTAATGGAACCGTTGGCGCAGTAGCATTTGATATTTACGGCCATTTGGCGGCCGCCACATCAACGGGAGGGACACCGCGGAAGCTACCAGGGCGGGTAGGTGATTCACCGATTGTAGGTGCTGGCGCCTATGCTGATGATCAATTGGGAGCTGCCTCCGCCACGGGCTGGGGAGAGTCGATCATGAAAGTGCTGATGACCAAGACCGCTTGCGACCTTTTAGCTGATGTTTCAGCACGAGATGCTGCGCAAACAGCAATCGAGATTTTGGGTCAGCGAGTTAACGGCTGGGGTGGGATTATCCTCATCGATCGGAATGGCCAGTATGGGTTTGCTCACAATACCAGCAAAATGGCGTTCGCCTATATGGAAGAATCCGGAGAGATCGTCGCTCGCATTCGATGCTGAATATTTGACCTCCTCTGCTAATAGGAGATAAGCTGTACGATACTCGTGAAAAAAGCAATTGATTTCCAATTATTGTCTGCTTAACCTCTTCCAGCAGCTCTTCAACCGAATTATTTCTTTCTGATCCGATTCTCGAAAGAGCTGGTGAATAAAAGTTGGATGGTTAATTGGATCTAATCGTTGGGATCGCGCAATGATCTGATCGCCATAAAATGCTTCGCCGCGAAAAGCGATCTCCAATTCCTCTGGCTCATTGTGTTTCCAAATTTCAGAAGGGACTGCTTCCAATGCCCATTCGATGGATCGAACATGATTGACATGCCGATTCACATCGAGATCGGCCAGCCGAACTCGGAATGGCAATTCAATTTCTGGATGGATGACCTCTGGGAGCGCCTCAAATGCATCCTCAATAGCGCGATTCGATCGGCGGGCATAATGTGGTAGATGATCTTCCAGACGTACGGCTTGCTTGGTTCTCAAATCTATGAGCAACCAGGAACTGGTCGCTATTGCAATCGGTTCCTCGCGATGATTCAGGACTTCAAACTCGCGGAGAGCAAATAAATTGATCTTCGCTGAAGGCCATGTGCGGATGACCACCTTTTCTCCCCACGCCGGATAGCGAAAAATCTTGACATGATAACGGGACAATACCCAGGTCAAATTTTTGGCAATCAGATTTTTTACTGAAACGCCCAAGCGACTGGCGTGTTGGCTGGCGCTTTCTTGCAAATAATCCAACAATGACGACAGTTTTATTGTGCCGCGCGACCCGACTTCATAAGCTCTGACCTGAAATTCCTGCTGGTAGATCGCTTCCAATTTAGCTCCTGTCCATTTATCCGTTGTCATACATTTCTCTTATATGCGACAAGTTGTCCCACCAATCTAAATTTCTACACTGCCGTGGATGCAAACTTCATTTGATCGATGAAATCATAAATAGTTCATCTTCGATTGTCTTCCGACCAAGCCTTCCCTGTTCGCTAAAAAGTCAGTCTAAAAAGTGAAAAAATCGACCGGTTGTTTCCTTGCTAAAGTAGTCCAATTTGTTGAAATTTAATCGACACTAAATTAGCAAGCGATTGGTCAGTGGCTATTTTCGGGCAACCTGTAAATTAAACCATTCATGTTCTAATTTATCCCAGATCATCTTGACTTCGAACGCTCGAGCTTCCCTTGATTTAATCTCGCATCGGATCTTCGGAGCAGAAAGGCAAAGGTGATCCCAGCAAAGCCCAACAACGAAAAGATCCACATCCCAGCAGTATAGCCTTGGGTGATGTCGTTTACCTTGCCAATCAAAATATTAAATCCAAACAATCCGATGTTTTGAATCATGGTCATAAGACCGTAAGCAGTACCCAATCGTTCTTTGTCTACAATCAACGCCACAGAAGGCCACATCACGGCTGGGATGAGCGAAAAGGCGATTCCCATCATTGCCATTGGAATAATAAGATAAATTGGGATTTCCGATTGGATGCCGAAAAATTCACTATGAAGGGAAATGACTCCGTGAATGCCAAAAGGGGCCGCCAGATCGATCTTATAAGCCATTACCAGATAGACAGGAATGATAAGCAACGAACCCAGCATCATCATCGTGGTTCTGCGCCCGATGCGATCGACCAATAGCCCGAAAAGCGGCGTG containing:
- a CDS encoding Trm112 family protein, encoding MLKKELLDIIACPKCKGELEYDQKNEKLICHACRLKYHIKDDIPIMLIDEAEKF
- a CDS encoding acetyl-CoA carboxylase carboxyltransferase subunit alpha, producing the protein MERYTLEFERPLVELEKRIAELKSYAVIYDQEVSEEIAKLEEKAQKLSGEIYSKLTRWQRVQLARHPQRPYSLDYIERITNYFIELHGDRAFGDDPAIVAGLAEIDDEPVVIIGQQKGRTTKEKLYRNFGSPHPEGYRKALRVMKLGAKFKRPIISLIDTPGAYPGIGAEERGQAEAIARNLFEMSHLPVPILVIVIGEGASGGALGIGVGDRLLMMENGWYSVISPEGCAAILWRDSARANLAAEAMKVTSADLLEMKILDAIIPEPPGGAHRNVDKAAEILKETILRELKELKQIPIDELIRNRVEKFGRMGFYTET
- a CDS encoding glycosyltransferase; the protein is MDLSVIIVNFNVKEFLEQSLRSIKKACRNVKAEIIVVDNASSDGSVELVRQKFPDVKLIANVENVGFARANNQAIRQAQGDHILLINPDTIVQEDTFEVILNFLKAHPECGMVGCKILNPDGSLQLPCRRSFPTPWVAFTKISGLSRLFPRSRLFGRYNLTYLDPDETYEVEAISGSFMFFRAEVVKRIGLLDESFFMYGEDLDWCYRIRQAGWKIYYLPTTKIIHFKGESSKNSTVDLTLQFYRAMKLFVEKHYQHRYWHVPQWFLMVGIWLRAGISFAARAFRRLAPGIIDLVLIQIAMLLAIEIRFHTIGRHLRSYWIVMIVYGTIWMLSLAMAGAYGRKKFSAFRASYGVMVGLVMNASLTFFFNQYAFSRAVVLIAGTLNVIFLAGWRLALKLLSRLPIAAVKRFSGKSILGRRTLIIAPVASGLKIANKLRIRIDAGYEICGIIAPDGAPSGDSSIPIWGNLQYFDSIVQQTKAQEIIFSTEQISYDQILQIIAHAGRRPLNFKMVPSSMDVIIGKASLEYIGDLPLMDIEYQLNRPINLFFKRLLDIIVSSAMLMIVFPEMLWLRWLKQARLEQQQIYSANGNRLKICQLVHNELTERQRRLPYWWYVLMGKLSLVGSEIIPVNESNAPHPWLNLKPGLIGVGEINRLDESANDIRANYELYYAKNYSLLLDLEIIFRTIVKI
- a CDS encoding 23S rRNA (pseudouridine(1915)-N(3))-methyltransferase RlmH; its protein translation is MKIKIIVVGKTKESFLHEGEQQMLNRLTHYCPVELVVVKAEKLTENINEQVAKCKEAERILDQVRPCDQIIALDERGTQLSSIEFAGFIEKKMNESAAALCFVIGGALGLADTVLKSAKYVLSLSKMTFTHEMIRLIFLEQLYRAFTIIRGTKYHKG
- a CDS encoding cold-shock protein → MERGTVKWFNASKGYGFIQRESGGDVFVHYKSINAEGYKTLKQGETVEFEVQETEKGLQATNVIRK
- a CDS encoding aldo/keto reductase gives rise to the protein MKYVQLGKRGPTVSTIGFGAWAIGGMNWGPTDDEQSKRALSEALDHGVTLIDTADVYGFGHSERLIAEVIETRGKGNVIIATKAGNDFYHSTAADDRGYGPIRQNADRDYIIWAAEQSLKRLKLEAIDILQLHSPDTEKLLRPDPWEALERLKQQGKIRYAGWSVQSFKETEQAFLLDQYHELIDCIQVRYNLLEREAERVLFPKAMAYGIGVIVRIPLLFGLLTGKFDRNSRFREDDHRRFNLSPEKLEHYLAELERWQPLFDRYPDQTMGQVSLRFCLSHPACHTAIPGAKNSQQVQENCAASDFGPIPREVLSGVQRNNQR
- a CDS encoding isoaspartyl peptidase/L-asparaginase; the encoded protein is MKPALIVHGGAWSIPAEFEAAHLAGVTCAIAEIFPQLQKGMTALDAVEAAVKILEKDPTFDAGRGAFLNARGEIELDAMIMDGSTLRFGAVAAVQNILHPVALARMIMESTEHCFLVGKGAQLFAQQMGIELLPVERLLTERELQFYEQIKNDPSFHCYQPFEPHPNGTVGAVAFDIYGHLAAATSTGGTPRKLPGRVGDSPIVGAGAYADDQLGAASATGWGESIMKVLMTKTACDLLADVSARDAAQTAIEILGQRVNGWGGIILIDRNGQYGFAHNTSKMAFAYMEESGEIVARIRC
- a CDS encoding thioesterase, whose translation is MTTDKWTGAKLEAIYQQEFQVRAYEVGSRGTIKLSSLLDYLQESASQHASRLGVSVKNLIAKNLTWVLSRYHVKIFRYPAWGEKVVIRTWPSAKINLFALREFEVLNHREEPIAIATSSWLLIDLRTKQAVRLEDHLPHYARRSNRAIEDAFEALPEVIHPEIELPFRVRLADLDVNRHVNHVRSIEWALEAVPSEIWKHNEPEELEIAFRGEAFYGDQIIARSQRLDPINHPTFIHQLFRESDQKEIIRLKSCWKRLSRQ